From Xiphophorus hellerii strain 12219 chromosome 20, Xiphophorus_hellerii-4.1, whole genome shotgun sequence, the proteins below share one genomic window:
- the LOC116710185 gene encoding uncharacterized protein LOC116710185 gives MAEEMFGKSVKQLKLDRTMAKSSFTKQANFLSRKASNMTEMELREEFKKLTSDARHVSDSNDDYKAGLLAEVGDEADELDEQQKADLEKTIIDCELKLEEVKQIVQSNLWKKYGQDELYTAIQEAEKACNDASDIKVLTVYKNAYEVQLSFVENVIQESIKSFLTWEMWIPVEERDNIEDRVKQMKLMKNKLQTRKSQFAIAQTIAEEKKKSDDAQSDLTSFPILAQPAPSVKIRPICLPKFHGCKRNFHRWRKDWESLQKQGEPSGSVEVKKFQLLDSVDERICNELHLSAYDTAADMFRVMENRYGDKLSIALEIIEELEKTPPLKANQPRKVIDLIQAIEKALADLTELGNIGAMKNPLVIKSLESKLPDVIKRDWLVFMVNPANAVTPDNHFDSLLKFLKTQEEVLEKLEQLGVSEKVEKKFEKRHAFTRSTRKNHVCIVCGDARHGDKIFFCKQFKAMNLPEKLNIVKTLDTCKRCLRKHGDADCINTYLCRNKDCKKRSFSDHHFLLCPKGELTKVETVKPRRENRLTEEQEKFIAGLSPELAEECRKAFSNVTALTKNTKCEASGLMESYGLKEQPVILMLLEVTTNAGQKIGTLIDLASDTNYITHQAAKRLSLEGENITLVVHGVGGMSVKVRTKRYLLRVRVKTPKGTMKAHQLICYGLSEIAKVHKVIQPLQLQKFFPDVGLEDLKRPDTIELLISHREGRLAPQRVKVVGDLVLWNSPLGMTVGGAHPDLCEDVDVAAHRCMKWWREKQQ, from the exons ATGGCTGAAGAAATGTTTGGAAAGTCAGTGAAACAATTAAAGCTGGATCGCACCATGGCAAAGTCTTCCTTCACCAAGCAAGCAAACTTCCTGAGCAGAAAAGCTTCCAACATGACAGAGATGGAACTGCGAGAGGAGTTTAAAAAGCTAACTTCTGATGCCAGACATGTAAGTGACTCAAATGATGATTACAAAGCTGGACTATTGGCAGAGGTGGGAGATGAAGCTGATGAACTTGATGAACAGCAAAAAGCTGATTTGGAAAAGACTATTATTGACTGTGAATTAAAATTAGAAGAAGTCAAACAAATAGTTCAGTctaatttgtggaaaaaatatggTCAAGATGAACTCTATACTGCAATCCAAGAGGCAGAAAAGGCCTGTAATGATGCTTCTGACATAAAAGTTTTAACTGTGTACAAAAACGCATATGAAGTGCAGCTGTCCTTCGTGGAGAATGTGATCCAGGAAtctattaaaagttttttgacCTGGGAAATGTGGATTCCAGTAGAAGAAAGGGACAATATAGAAGACAgagtaaaacaaatgaaattgatgaaaaataaacttcaaacaAGAAAATCACAGTTTGCCATAGCACAAACAATtgcagaggagaagaagaaatcaGATGATGCGCAATCAGACCTTACGTCTTTTCCTATACTAGCTCAACCTGCACCCAGTGTAAAGATTAGACCCATTTGTCTACCAAAATTTCATGGCTGTAAAAGAAACTTTCACAGATGGAGAAAAGACTGGGAAAGCCTGCAGAAGCAGGGAGAACCAAGTGGCTCAGTGgaagtgaaaaagtttcagttgTTGGATAGTGTGGATGAAAGAATCTGTAATGAATTACATCTGTCTGCTTATGATACTGCTGCAGATATGTTCCGAGTGATGGAAAATAGGTATGGCGACAAGTTAAGCATTGCTTTAGAAATTATTGAAGAGCTTGAGAAGACTCCACCCCTGAAAGCAAACCAGCCAAGGAAAGTGATAGATCTTATTCAAGCAATTGAAAAGGCTCTAGCTGACTTAACAGAGTTAGGTAACATTGGAGCAATGAAAAATCCTCTGGTTATTAAATCTCTAGAGAGTAAACTACCTGATGTTATAAAGAGAGACTGGCTAGTTTTTATGGTTAATCCTGCTAATGCAGTTACACCAGATAACCATTTTGATAGTCTTCTCAAATTTTTAAAGACACAGGAGGAAGTTCTAGAGAAATTGGAGCAACTTGGAGTGAGTGAAAAGGTTGAGAAGAAGTTTGAGAAACGACATGCTTTTACTCGATCCACAAGAAAGAATCATGTCTGTATTGTGTGTGGAGACGCAAGACATGGAGATAAAATATTCTTCTGCAAACAGTTCAAAGCAATGAATTTACCTGAAAAGCTCAACATTGTAAAGACGTTGGACAcatgcaaaaggtgtttgagaAAGCATGGAGATGCTGATTGCATCAATACTTACCTTTGTAGAAATAAAGATTGTAAGAAAAGAAGCTTTTCAGATCACCATTTCCTCCTTTGCCCAAAGGGTGAGCTTACAAAGGTTGAGACTGTTAAACCAAGAAGGGAAAATAGACTGACAGAAGAGCAGGAAAAATTCATAGCTGGACTTTCACCAGAACTAGCAGAAGAATGCAGAAAAGCCTTTTCAAATGTGACTgctttaacaaaaaacacaaagtgtgaaGCCTCTGGGCTTATGGAGTCATATGGACTAAAAGAGCAACCTGTCATTCTAATGCTATTGGAAGTCACTACGAACGCAGGCCAGAAAATAGGCACTTTGATTGACTTGGCTTCTGATACTAATTACATTACTCATCAAGCAGCTAAAAGGTTGAGCCTAGAAggtgaaaacataacattagTTGTTCATGGTGTTGGGGGAATGTCAGTCAAAGTTAGAACAAAGAGATACCTGTTAAGAGTGAGAGTTAAGACCCCCAAAGGGACAATGAAAGCTCACCAACTCATTTGTTATGGACTTAGTGAAATTGCTAAAGTGCATAAAGTCATTCAACCGCTGCAGCTGCAAAAGTTTTTCCCAGATGTTGGCCTGGAAGACCTTAAAAGACCAGATACCATTGAGCTGCTAATAAGCCACAGAGAAGGCAGACTGGCCCCTCAAAGAGTCAAGGTTGTTGGAGACCTGGTCCTGTGGAACAGTCCACTCGGCATGACCGTGGGAGGAGCTCATCCGGATCTTTGTGAAGACGTCGACGTGGCAGCACACAG GTGCATGAAATGGTGGAGAGAAAAGCAGCAATAA